Proteins found in one Miscanthus floridulus cultivar M001 chromosome 4, ASM1932011v1, whole genome shotgun sequence genomic segment:
- the LOC136548657 gene encoding uncharacterized protein — MHLKVATYIALAFKNLQQHSTIWLPYNFDNYWICIAVDVGRSMAWVFDSIDRDPVTYKDFISILKTFYVTNHHGRHDPARKKKMAIKTLCACPKQKPGSVHYGYYICSMISNTGAYRRHPLKWREEKGMKRDPYKDDQFLELVGDLCNFILDQIVHVKGAYHDQESELDTNPQYQHLVTVAGHSAMRMRFGTLVAERLAMRTLVVGHLAT; from the exons atgcaCCTTAAGGTTGcgacatacattgccctggctttcaaaaatctccaacaacactctactatatggctaccatacaacttcga caactactggatttgtatagccgtcgatgtcgggaggagcatggcatgggtctttgattcaatagatagggacccggtgacatacaaagacttcatatcgattctcaagac gttctatgtcactaatcatcacggaaggcatgatccagcaaggaagaaaaagatggctataaaaacactatgtgcg tgccccaagcagaagcctgggagtgtacattatggatactatatatgttctatgataagtaacaccggtgcctacaggagacaccccttaaag tggagagaagagaaaggaatgaaaagagatccATACAAGGATGATCAATTCTTAGAGCTCGttggtgacctttgcaacttcatattggaccagattgtacatgtcaaaggTGCCTACCATGACCAAGAGTCTGAGTTAgatacaaatcctcagtaccaacatcttg tcacgGTCGCGGGGCATTCAGCAATGCGAATgcggtttggaacgttggtcgcggagcGTTTGGCAATGCGAACGCTGGTCGTGGGGCATTTGGCAAcgtga